The genomic stretch cactgtgttgcatgtaGGGCCCAAGCAATTGTTTGGATGTGGCAGGGAGTCAGGAGTGTTCCTGCcaggttaagaatgttcctaccaaatttcctgattgttcctgcaaacatTTGACAGGGGTGGGTAAatagtggatattttttttttgatctcccaggtcaacatatttgcagactgcttgtgcctgaacctcctttgtgtgcaTAAGCAAGGAGATCAAAACACCCacattcctgtaatccatgtcagcgtttggtggtttatggaaacgagaacatacccagcatgcacaccccagaaaatgggagtatggctgcgtacatggcggggtaaaaacagtcatgcacttataagcccactcctgtacctatgagtgaacgtgggagttgcagcccccgaatgaagaagaagaagaagaagaacttgacaTTGCCCTTTGTGTTTTTCCTTGTGCAGGCCAACAAGACGCTGCTAGTGCCCACCCCTCGGCTGCGCACTGGCCTCTTCAACAAGATCACGCCTCCAGAGGACGCCAACAAGGAGATGCTGCGCAAGTGCTCCACCgctctggtgagagagagagagagggggcgtttgtgtgtgtgtgtggtgagagagagagggggtgtttgtgtgtgcatgtgtgtgtgcgtgtgcgtgtgtgtgtgtgttcagtttcatttaatgtctatccacattaacccattcaaccctaggGAGTTTTAAGCCTCAGCAAGCTTCCCTGTCATATTAATTTGGTTAAAACGCAGAAAATACACTGAAAttgacagttttttttcccctccaaattGACATGTCTTGACACAGCCAGATACACCATAGAGGTTAGTTCTCTTTTCTTGCAGTTTATATTGGTGCAGGAACATAGAAACTGTTTTAATTACACAGATTTCAAAACAGAGGAGTGCTCTGGTGCagagttgaatgtgtgtgtgtgatattagacggggtgtggtgggggggtggggggggggggggagtaaaaacaagactattcacaacattaatgTTTTAACATTGGACTGTTGAACAAAAATTTGAAAAAGCGTAACAATGGAAAAAAAGTTCCAAGCTttcatgtgtgttctgtgttctgtaatggtctggttttttttgtgggtgttatGGATTGATGAGACCtattgataaatatatatatatatatatatatatatatatatatatgtgtgtgtgtgtgtgtgtgtgtgtgtgttcatggccTGTAACggtgtggttggttgtgtgttgtgggtgaCAGGGGACGAAAGAGCACAGCAAGAAGATAAGTCTGAAGGACAAGATCGGCGTTGACCTGGTCATCGTTGGTTCTGTCGCTGTATCCAAGGAAGGTGAGACCATgggcctacctaccctaccctacctgcTGTCTGTGTCAAGGGAGTCAGCCAGACAAGAGAAACCCAgaccacagggcagagacagagcCATGGaagtctttaaaaaagaaaaagaagaaaaaaaaagtttgggagGGAGAAAAATAACCATTTTCCagagaggggcaggagggggagggaggaagggtggggggggggggggggatgtgtcttTGGATGAAAAAGTATGTTTTACTGTTCAGGGTTTGGGACAAACTGTTTACCTGAGAGAGCCATTTTTAAAAGctagaatgacgggcgcaatagccgagtggttaaagcgttggactgtcagtctgagggtcccgggttcgaatcacggtgacggcgcctggtgggtgaagggtggagatttttacgatctcccaggtctcaacatatgtgcagacctgcttagtgcctgaaccccctgcgtgtgtatatgcaagcagaagatcaaatacgcacgttaaagatcccgtaatccatgtcagcgttcggtgggttatggaaacaagaacatacccagcatgcacacccccgaaaacggagtatggctgcctacatggcggggtaaaaacggtcatacatgtaaaagcccactcgtgtacatacgagtgaacgcagaagaagaagaagaaaaagctagaaAAGTCTTTGAAAAAATGATCATGTCCAGGTCTGGAAAGGTCTTGGAAAAATGACTGATTTCCAGGCTGGAAAAGttatgttttgcccttcagggtctggaaaaATCTGATTGGGGAATTATTGTCAAACCCTTGACCAGTTCCATTCGACAAAGACTTTGATACCAACAAAGACCTgaatacatttgaaaaaaaaaaaaaggaaaaaaagttgatttaatcggtcaaacagAGCTTCGTTTTCATGTTTCTGGAATCCATAAATGGTTCAGTTtaaaatgccaactgtaccaagcaagaatgaaggaAATTAGAATAGTATTTCGAcatgagaatactcgtacctggtccacaggggacgTAATCATGGTATGaattaactcgtacctggagtagaatgagttaatgcggttgattgttttttttttttatttaaaaaaaaattttttttagtttagGTAGTCTTGATCATGCCCTGTGTTTGACTGTTAGCAGTAATGTTGATAAACGTCAAAAGATAGCTTTGCATGCTTTCTGAATGTGTAACTATGCTGAGCTTGTACCCACatcccccgtggggatgctgggggtctttcagtgtaaATAGCATCCATGCCttgtggaaattctgtgctagaaatttcctcttttctgttgctttctttgtttctgccttttttttttctttctcccctccactgttgtctcctttttctgccttcccagtccattcccctttctttttttttccaagcaagctttgacactttttttttttttcctttccgcagtctgtgatgtactatctgtggtgttttgctctggcgataagGTAGTGAAATTGTCAACActtggatgggcactagctgtctcCTATAATTATGGCCTTTttattaatgttttttttgtttgtttggctttgaagtattgtgttttcctttttaacgattttttgtaatctgtggATGATGAATttagcggaatggctggcgtcctcagcacagcctaatcttgtttgccataaggagctaaatggttaggataatgtgtcatgaactgtgtttattttatagttgtttttttttgtgtgtgtgtgtgtgcaagttttgtgttgatgtgtttatcttataggtttttgttgtgtgtgtgcatgtgagtttttgtgttgatgcggttgagcattgGTATGGTTTTGACAGTCCGGATATGGGCCTGTGCAGTCGGCCGGACTAATGACTAGGAGCAAGAATTAACGGTGAACaattgtcccccccccacacagggCATCGCATTGGCAAGGGGGAGGGCTTCGCGGACCTGGAGTACGCCATGATGGCGACGATGGAGGCCGTGGGGCCAGACACGGTGGTGGTGACCACGGTGCATGACGACCAGATTGTGGAGATTCCTGAAGAGTTGGTGGAAGACCACGACCTGACCGTCGACATCATCGTCACGCccactcaggtgtgtgtgtgtgtgtgtgtgtgtgtgtatgtgtttaactgAAAGAACCCACCCATGAGTTGCAAAATAAAAGGGTGTTGTTTTGTCCCAGGCACCAGTTCTGTAGTGTagggggaaaaaatccactttgactgtAAAACAAGAGACTACTTCTGTTACTTTTCATGTGTCGCGATGCCTGGATGTGGGGGCGCTTCTCTGCTGAACATGTCATCACCATTATTTTCCATTTCGGCAGTCGTAGGATAAGGCCTAAGTTTTGTGTACACGAATatgcttgcagacagaaaaagaggagagagaaaaaaaaaaaaaaaatggggtggtgttgcactgtagcGACATGCTTTCCCTGGGGTGAGgagccccgaatttcacaaacAGATTTCCCGTGAAATAACAAtgtgtggatcagtctgcacgctttgatgcctccttgcaTCTGGAAACTGTTgtatggacgggcgcaatagccgagtggttaaagtgttggactgtcaatctgagggtcccgggttcgaatcgcggtgaaggcgcctggtgggtgaagggtggagatttttacgatctcccaggtctcaacatatgtgcagacctgctagtgcctgaacccccttcgtgtgtatatgcaagcagaagatcaaatacgcacgttaaagatcctgtaatccatgtcagcgttcggtgggttatggaaacaagaacatacccagcatgcacacccccgaaaatggagtatggctgcctacatggcggggtaaaaacggtcatacacgtaaaagcccactcgtgtgcatacaagtgaacgtgggagttgcagcccacgaacacagaagaggaagaagaagaagaaactgttgTATGAAGCCCACATGCATTCGGAGGAATGTGTCTTGATGTGTATAAATGAAATGGATTTTGAATAAAAggataaaaaacacaaaaaaagtctTCGATTCCTGGCTGTTTGATAGTTTGGTGCACTTTTCAGATAGTTGTCTTGGTGGGCATATTTGTCTATTTCCCATGTCCTTGTTTGTGAATTTGTCATAGCCTTTTGTCTTTGTGGGTAAATTTGTCATTGCCTGAGTGTCTTTGTGTAAATTTGTCATTGCCTGTGTGTCATTGTGGGTAAATTTGTCATTGCCTGTGTGCTTTTGTGGATGAATTTATCATTGCCTGTATGTTGTCGTTGGCAAATTTGTCATTGCCTGTATGTTGTCGGCAAATTTGCCAGAACCTGTGCTTTTGTGGGCAAATTTGTGATTGTGTATCGTGGGCAaatttgttgttgcctttttgtcATTGTGGGTAAATTTGTCATTGCCTGTATGTTCTGGGCAAATGTCATTGCCTGTGTCTTTGTGGACAAATATGTAATTGCCTTGCCTGTGTCTTTGTGGACAAATATGTAATTGCCTGTGTCTTTGTGGACAAATATGTATTTGCCTATGTTGTGGGCAAGTTTGTTATTGCCTGTGTCTTTGTGGGTAagtttgtcattctctgtctgtatggGTAAATTTGTCATAGTCTGCAAGTCTTTGTGGATAAATTTGTCATTGCCTATTTGTCActggttgtgtgtctttgtgggtaAATTTGTCActggttgtgtgtctttgtgggtaATAATTctatcattgtgtctgtgtgggtaaATTTGTCATTGCCTGTATGTCTCGGGTGAATTTGTCATTGCTCGTGTGTCTCGTTGTGGGTCAGTTTGATCATtgcctgtgtgtggttgtgtgtgtgtggcaggtgatcATGACTGGGTGCAAGCGGCCCAAGCCCCAGGGCATCATCTGGTCCAAGCTGGACTATGAGAAGCTGTACCGTATCCCTGTTCTGCGCAAGCTACGCGACATGGAGCGGGAGGCGGGCAAGGACGTGCGCCtgaaggggcaggagggggatgATGAGGAGTTTGAGGAGCGCATGGACCAGGAGCGCAGGGAGCGCGGGTTCCGGGGCCGTGGGAACCGGGGCATGGGTCGTCGGCCCTTCCGCGGCCGacgaggtggaggtggtggtgggggtcgtTTTGGTGGCCGTCGCCGCCCCAGGAACGACGACTCGGCGGACCAAGGGGACGAGAGTAACAAGGAGAACGCCGATGAGTCCAACGAcaacggggagggagggggcgagaggggaggcCGCCGCCGGCGCCAGTACCGCAACCGGGGCTACCGCCGCTCCAAGCCGCGCCACTCTGAGTCTGAGCTGAGCGACGGGGCCGGAGGGGAGCAGGAAGGGGAGGACGGGAAGGAGAACCGCCGGCCCCCAAGGCGCCGGAACCGGCGCCGTGGCATGGGGGCCCGCTCTGGCAACTCGCAGGACAACAGCGACGGGGAGAACCGGCGCTCTGACGGGGACGAGAACCGCCCGCCCCCCAGGCCTCGCCGCCCCCGCATTGAGACGAGCCCGGACGGGGTGGTGTTCGTGGGCGGCATCTCGCGGCGCCTGCGCGTCAGCGAGTTCAAGACGGAGATGCGGGGCTGCGACGTGCACCCCGTGCGCCTGGTGTGGCGTGGGGGCCGGGGCTTCGCCTTCCTGCACTTCCAGTCGGCTGACAACGCCAGCACAGCCGTCAAGGCCCTGGCCGGCCTGGAGATTGACGGCCGGGAGCTGAACGTGGAGATGGCCCGGCAGGACAACCGGCCCCGGCCCCCCCGCAACAGCCGCCGCAACCCCAAGGAGGCGGCCAGTTCGGAGAGCGCCAACCAGGAGTCGGTGGGCAGCAGCGACATCGCCGTGGAGGGCGGGGAGAGGTAGAGGTCTCCCTGTCGGCTTGCTGGTCATCGTCCGTCCCGCAACCTCTCTCCTCCTGCCGTGCCCACGGTCTGGGGGGCCAGAGAGAAGGCTGCGCCACGCGACTTTGTAGGAAAAGTTGGCTGGTaaaaagaggagggaaggggttggggggaggagagaggacatgacgagagagagagagagaaagcgagagagattgCCTGTTCCCTAGTAGCCGCTGCTGATAAATGTTTTCCTGGCTATAGCTGCCCAAAAGGACCAGGGggggcgcacgcatgcacgcatggtGCCTGCTGCTCTGGTTCCTTTTTCCACTCTGGACACACCTTTgtagtcacaacacaaccacggCAGGCAGGGGCATGCATGCCTTCATGGCAGGCTGTGCcgtgtctttttttggggggcctGTTGCCGCCGCTGCCGCTTTGTTCAGCACACGATGGAGGGAGGGATTGTCGCTCTTCCAACTAGGTCTGCAATACTTGCCCCCTTTCCCCTCGACCCACGCACCCCACCTGGGTACAATGGCGTTTTGGGGCTTTAATGCTCTCCTACACACTCAAGGCAGCACGTTAgtgcaattttctttttcttttttttttttttcgttttttttttttttttgtaatttttttttttttttaaacatgctaCAAACTCGAATCTGTGgtactgctttaaaaaaaaaaaaaaaaaaaagaatgaaaagaagttAGGTGGCACGGTAGGGGTAAAAGGGAATAGGTAGGGGTGGTTCTGTTCCGATGCTGATGTTgtcaatagtttttttttcttttactctgttgaccacatttcttttctgtttctctgttgccgtaaggtttgtttttttgtttggttttggtttttttttttgttggttttagtgtgaacgttttgttttttgtgtgtgtgatgatggaggCTGAAGGGAATTGGGACTTGGCTGaatgagatgggtttttttttgtgtttgtgtgtgtgtgtgtgtgtggtgtggatgaaacAGCAGAGGGGTGTTTTTACCTTGCCCCTTTCTCTTGGCAAAGGATGATCATACTATGCTGCTTGCATTGGCTGGGCTTGTTAGAACCTTTTGGACATGGTTACGAAAGAAATCGATTGGCTGAATAGCACATTGAGCCAGAGGGCAgtcaaagaagggggggggggaaaaaagatgcaAGAAAATGTCTTCAGGTGGATTAAAATACCCCtgaatctttctctttttttttttttccccatcttcatGCAGTAAAGAGGCAGCCCACACGCCCCATCACACCTCCCACCCCGTTCACTTTATTATTATGTGCCTGCAGTTCTGCAGAAGTTCAGTGGAAAGGCTTATATTGTAAGGTCACAACTCACAGAACCACTGGAGAGAGgcaggggtgtgttggggggtgtgggggggggggggggaggtgtcatGGTTTAAGGGGGCCTGTCATCTTGCCTTGGGTGCAAGACAcaggtatacgtgtgtgtgtggtggctggctTAGTGGATAGTGCcgattagtggtggtggtagaggaaaGTTTGTAGAAGATGTCATTGGCCAGTGTGAGTGACGAGGATGGAGATTGGTGGGGGatgcgacgggtgcaatagccaagtggttaaagcgttggactgtcaatctgagggtcccgggttcgaaccacggtgacggcgcctggtgggtaaagggtggagattttttacgatctcccaggtcaacatatgtgcagacctgctagtgcctgaaccccattcgtgtgtttttgccaggagaagatcaaatacgcatgttaaagatcctgtaatccatgtcagtgttcggtgggttatggaaacaagaacatacccagcatgcacacccccgaaaacggaatatggctgcctacatggcggggtaaaaacggtcatatacgtaaaagcccactcgtgtgcatatgagtgaacacagaagaagaagaaggtgggggatggAATGCGtctctgctgttgttgtagtcgtgtttgggttgtttgtgttgtctcttttttctttaattaattaattaattagtatTGATGCTGAGCgctgctgtgcgtgtgtgtccattgCTCAGcagggtttgtgtttgtgtgtgatttttttgttttgtttttttaattggtttTATTTCATAGGATATATTAATTGATTAGTTAATttgtctttgttctttccttcccAGCTTGGAAGTGTGTTTCACAAGTTGTTttgatgggtgagagagagattgagctgTAGTCTTATGAATATTTATCTGGTTGATACATGCTGATATTCGTACATACATATGCTAATACTTGTGCTAATTATTTTTGATTTTGTATTggtagattttttcttcttcaaaattgtCCATTTCATTTCTgcttgcatattttttttttggtttttttttttgtgtttgttcctgAGTTACATGCAGATGCAATGATATCGTCTGGTTCAGAATAATTTAAAAGAAATTGCTTCTGTGGTTTTGTCTGAAATGTTCGAAAGGCcgcatttatttatatttttcatGTACCGTTGACTCTTTATACTCTTGGAAAAATTGTTAAgacaaagtataaaaaaaaaaaaggagaaaaaaaaagttaattgaaTGCTGATTATTGCATGTGGTATGCAGTCTCCTGTGTGTTAATGGAGATCTATTGTTCTTTGCTTTTGCGTTTTGCATTGTTCAGGGGTGGTTCTTGCCCACGTTTGGACAGTTCATTCACATTTTCAGGTctcagtggtttttttgtttttttgttttttttttgaagaaaaatgactgcagggaaatttgttattaaaaaaaaaaaaaaagaaaaaaaaaaaaaggaaaagcaacaAGCACAAGAGTACTGAGGTGAAGAAGTGAGAGGGTTGTTCAGAGAGTAATGTTTAACATGGGGGGAAGTGGGTGTGTAAAATTGTTGAAATAAGGCGTTTCGGTTGGAGTCGTTTTTGATTGGGTGGTTTGTTGGTCGGGAGAGGTGGTGGGTTTCTTTTGAAAGTTGGTCATTGTTTTTAAATATTAAgtgttttcgggttttttttttaaattttttttttttttacacaatttttttttttttcttttttttttttttttttttttttaatatatatatagttttaaatAGTTTTTATTATTAGTGGAATGATTTTttgacctttttaaaaaaatattctgaGTTTCAGATTAAGTTGTATGCTGTTCAGTATattctgaacattttttttcttttttttttcaaattagttttgggtttttttgggggggatgcaGGCAGTCTGGTTCCTGTCATTTTAAACATGATTCTTTGTTCAGCGATTCTCTGTgtgcttgcaaaaaaaaaacaactgcaagtTGCGCTGGTGTATTTACTGCAACTCTGAACTGGACAACCTCGCAGAGATTAGGCGTAGTAAAGACAGCCGCttcacaacaacagaaaataactcGATGGCTTTATTTTTTATGTACTTTGTGGAATTgatggacgatgatgatgatgatgatattactgtGACAGCTCTTGAATCTGAAAAAGTAACCTATGATT from Babylonia areolata isolate BAREFJ2019XMU chromosome 33, ASM4173473v1, whole genome shotgun sequence encodes the following:
- the LOC143277145 gene encoding uncharacterized protein LOC143277145 yields the protein MENNNASASDPEPQQGNEAPPTTRPPPEDTGKKVLNSAGVEVSKWSIRSKIWDHLEKNDLVNFPRPCNNRIPNFVDAAVAAEKVAELEQFKSARTIKINPDKPQENARFLTLEANKTLLVPTPRLRTGLFNKITPPEDANKEMLRKCSTALGTKEHSKKISLKDKIGVDLVIVGSVAVSKEGHRIGKGEGFADLEYAMMATMEAVGPDTVVVTTVHDDQIVEIPEELVEDHDLTVDIIVTPTQVIMTGCKRPKPQGIIWSKLDYEKLYRIPVLRKLRDMEREAGKDVRLKGQEGDDEEFEERMDQERRERGFRGRGNRGMGRRPFRGRRGGGGGGGRFGGRRRPRNDDSADQGDESNKENADESNDNGEGGGERGGRRRRQYRNRGYRRSKPRHSESELSDGAGGEQEGEDGKENRRPPRRRNRRRGMGARSGNSQDNSDGENRRSDGDENRPPPRPRRPRIETSPDGVVFVGGISRRLRVSEFKTEMRGCDVHPVRLVWRGGRGFAFLHFQSADNASTAVKALAGLEIDGRELNVEMARQDNRPRPPRNSRRNPKEAASSESANQESVGSSDIAVEGGER